In one window of Bdellovibrio bacteriovorus W DNA:
- a CDS encoding spb1 gene forserine protease-related protein: MKQLLVMALATLTLSFANAHTMDHGHGPDHGGHHDNEPVTYDPSCPIHFAQQNVCADIHFLQAPKVGVSSDFHVVFYRLNTDGSKTTVATENVMVDLWMNMGSHSHGAPPLTHHQHSESSWMLTDVYFVMAGKWQIRVHLNGEQGILPVMAQP, translated from the coding sequence ATGAAACAACTTTTAGTCATGGCTCTAGCCACTTTGACTTTGTCTTTTGCAAATGCCCACACAATGGATCACGGACACGGCCCTGATCATGGGGGACATCATGACAATGAACCTGTGACCTACGATCCAAGCTGCCCGATTCACTTTGCTCAGCAAAATGTTTGTGCTGATATCCACTTTCTTCAAGCTCCAAAGGTAGGAGTTTCTTCTGACTTCCACGTGGTGTTTTATCGATTAAATACCGATGGTTCAAAAACTACGGTCGCTACAGAAAACGTGATGGTCGATCTATGGATGAATATGGGTTCCCATAGTCATGGAGCTCCGCCCCTGACTCACCATCAACACTCTGAGAGTTCATGGATGCTAACAGACGTTTACTTTGTGATGGCAGGTAAGTGGCAGATTCGCGTTCACCTCAATGGCGAACAAGGTATCTTGCCTGTGATGGCTCAGCCTTAA
- a CDS encoding nucleic acid binding protein (COG0057 Glyceraldehyde-3-phosphate dehydrogenase/erythrose-4-phosphate dehydrogenase) → MTKLIKKMGMDSDSNVEVEMRAMMTDGNEVKVIRKRDPVKLEVDADQAREEGRALLEVLIRGMVDLPESVKVTFHSGDKTTVYNVDCDQKCLGQIIGARGKNITGIRAVMTATMARKGIRAIVEIPYFSVDA, encoded by the coding sequence ATGACGAAGTTGATTAAGAAAATGGGAATGGATTCCGATTCTAATGTTGAAGTGGAAATGAGGGCAATGATGACAGACGGAAACGAAGTAAAAGTGATTCGCAAAAGAGATCCAGTAAAGTTAGAGGTCGATGCGGATCAAGCTCGCGAAGAGGGAAGAGCACTGCTTGAGGTCTTGATTCGTGGGATGGTAGATCTTCCAGAGTCCGTAAAAGTAACTTTTCACTCTGGGGATAAGACAACCGTTTACAACGTGGACTGTGATCAAAAATGCTTGGGACAAATCATTGGTGCACGAGGTAAAAACATCACGGGAATTCGTGCTGTTATGACTGCAACGATGGCTAGAAAAGGTATCAGAGCTATCGTAGAAATTCCGTATTTTTCGGTGGATGCATAA
- a CDS encoding competence protein ComM-like protein (COG0606 Predicted ATPase with chaperone activity) yields MKIFSLIRNNDELVPVEVEISLVPGLPQIQYLGLPDQAIKESTHRIKSAIRAQGFDFPKAQQVLVNLRPAHLKKNSRGLELAVAFGILHESQQIHLPEEKEIYVYGELSLRGEVFEPEDLAEDFDSSDVLTLWTGSGGQQGTHFDRYIIDELKEIPTPTFHKGRPRHYEILRPNFGLDLHFSEAQANLIRLISVGEHSCLLAGPAGSGKSTLAKTIHSFLKAPSTEEMHKVLKNNPTQESPFKWRPLIQPHHTTTALGLIGGGTPLFKGEVSRAHLGVLVLDELLEFHQKAQEALREPMEEDCIHLRRGRYVQKFLAQALYIATTNLCPCGDWTPKGKVVCGRSIRRCHSYLEKLSGPLVDRFHILFFTDKRDTSSKTSGQTLLAEIQSVHDWRETLSKSDVRFLTPAARWGYQDLLTDIPSFYMQELFPKEISSKRRELATLRVARSLADLELSLTISPAHIEKAMKFTFQPFDALKRLG; encoded by the coding sequence ATGAAAATATTCTCGCTTATCAGAAACAATGACGAACTCGTTCCCGTAGAAGTTGAAATTAGCTTGGTTCCCGGCCTACCACAGATCCAGTACCTAGGCCTTCCTGACCAAGCCATTAAAGAAAGCACCCATCGAATTAAAAGTGCAATCAGAGCACAAGGTTTCGATTTTCCAAAAGCGCAACAAGTGCTTGTGAATCTTCGCCCCGCTCACTTGAAGAAAAACTCTCGTGGTCTGGAACTTGCCGTGGCCTTTGGGATCCTTCACGAGAGTCAGCAAATTCATCTTCCTGAAGAAAAAGAAATTTACGTTTATGGCGAACTTTCTTTAAGAGGAGAAGTCTTTGAACCCGAAGATCTCGCAGAAGACTTTGACTCTTCCGATGTACTCACTCTTTGGACTGGAAGTGGTGGCCAACAAGGCACTCACTTTGATCGCTATATCATTGATGAACTTAAAGAGATTCCGACTCCGACCTTTCATAAGGGACGCCCCCGACATTATGAAATTTTACGCCCAAACTTTGGATTGGATCTTCATTTTAGCGAAGCACAAGCGAACCTAATTCGCCTGATCTCCGTCGGTGAGCACTCTTGTCTACTTGCTGGCCCTGCGGGCTCAGGAAAATCTACCCTCGCAAAGACTATTCATAGTTTCTTAAAGGCTCCATCTACAGAAGAGATGCATAAAGTTCTTAAAAACAACCCTACTCAAGAAAGTCCCTTCAAGTGGCGCCCTCTGATTCAGCCACACCATACCACAACAGCCTTAGGTCTCATTGGTGGCGGAACTCCTCTTTTCAAGGGGGAAGTCAGTCGAGCTCACTTGGGCGTCTTGGTATTAGATGAATTATTAGAGTTTCATCAAAAAGCACAAGAAGCTTTGCGCGAGCCCATGGAAGAGGACTGCATTCATCTGCGCCGTGGGCGCTACGTACAAAAGTTTTTAGCTCAAGCACTTTACATTGCTACGACAAATCTCTGCCCCTGCGGTGATTGGACACCGAAAGGAAAAGTTGTCTGTGGAAGATCCATTCGCCGGTGCCATTCCTATCTTGAAAAACTCTCTGGCCCCTTAGTAGATCGCTTCCACATTCTGTTTTTTACCGACAAACGCGATACTTCTTCAAAAACTTCAGGCCAAACTCTTTTAGCGGAAATTCAATCCGTGCACGATTGGAGAGAAACTCTTTCTAAGTCTGACGTCAGGTTTTTAACTCCGGCTGCACGCTGGGGTTACCAAGACTTACTCACAGATATTCCGAGTTTTTATATGCAGGAGTTATTTCCGAAAGAAATCTCATCCAAGCGCCGCGAACTCGCAACGCTCCGAGTCGCCCGAAGCCTTGCTGACTTAGAACTGTCGCTCACCATCAGTCCCGCCCACATTGAGAAAGCAATGAAGTTCACATTTCAACCTTTTGATGCGTTGAAGAGGTTGGGTTAA
- a CDS encoding glutathione-dependent formaldehyde-activating, GFA (COG3791 Uncharacterized conserved protein) has protein sequence MAKIVNGQCLCGAVSYIARLEKEEFGACHCEMCRRWTGGVNLSFDGGKDVRFSGDSLALYDSSPWAERGFCSKCGSSLFYRSKANNGYHISIGSLVDKSLISSMKFASQIYIDSKPSSYEFLNKTNDMTEAEVIAFYSKKD, from the coding sequence ATGGCAAAAATCGTAAACGGACAATGTTTGTGCGGAGCTGTTTCTTATATAGCCCGATTAGAAAAAGAAGAGTTTGGTGCTTGTCACTGTGAAATGTGCCGCCGATGGACAGGCGGAGTGAATTTATCTTTTGATGGTGGTAAGGATGTCCGATTTTCTGGAGACAGTTTAGCTCTCTATGATTCAAGTCCTTGGGCAGAGAGGGGTTTTTGTAGTAAGTGTGGGTCTTCTTTGTTCTATCGATCCAAAGCAAATAATGGTTATCACATCAGTATAGGTTCACTTGTTGATAAATCTTTAATTAGTTCGATGAAGTTTGCATCGCAAATCTATATTGATTCAAAGCCTTCCAGCTATGAGTTTTTAAATAAGACTAACGATATGACAGAAGCTGAAGTTATCGCTTTTTACTCAAAGAAAGATTGA
- a CDS encoding integrase/recombinase XerD (COG4974 Site-specific recombinase XerD) codes for MELPLWIDFFDELQNVRGRSQNTVMAYRRDLELYIEYTKKNKGISGFYEYMKKNNLSTRSQARVISSLRTYFKFCESRGVKSPELRELRPPKVKVGLPKVLTPQEFQQLYDACAVADSHKTARNQLTLLFLYGLGCRVSELISLNLVDFNATDRWVKVLGKGNKERLVPLTEVLVERLSEYLKEYRPQLLKADNPAILINDRGQRPSRVDVWRWLAAWSTKAGFPEPVSPHRFRHGCATALLESGADLRSIQMLLGHASIQTTQIYTSVTTNTMAKAIEEHHPLSQIHEVEG; via the coding sequence ATGGAATTACCACTTTGGATCGACTTCTTTGATGAATTGCAGAACGTTCGTGGACGCTCACAGAATACGGTGATGGCTTATCGCCGAGATCTAGAACTCTATATTGAGTACACAAAAAAAAATAAAGGGATTTCTGGTTTCTATGAGTACATGAAGAAGAATAATCTTTCGACACGCTCTCAAGCCCGCGTGATTTCTTCTCTAAGAACTTATTTTAAGTTCTGTGAGTCTCGTGGAGTGAAGTCTCCCGAACTTAGAGAACTCCGACCACCAAAGGTGAAGGTGGGCCTACCTAAGGTTTTAACTCCGCAAGAATTTCAGCAACTCTATGATGCGTGCGCAGTGGCTGATAGCCACAAGACCGCGCGCAATCAGCTAACACTCTTGTTCCTTTATGGATTGGGATGCCGAGTTTCTGAATTGATTTCATTAAATCTAGTGGATTTCAATGCGACCGATCGCTGGGTAAAGGTACTTGGTAAGGGCAATAAAGAGCGTCTTGTTCCTTTGACGGAAGTCTTAGTAGAAAGGCTCTCGGAGTATTTAAAAGAATACCGTCCTCAGTTATTAAAGGCAGATAATCCTGCAATCCTTATCAATGATCGTGGTCAAAGACCATCACGCGTAGACGTGTGGAGATGGTTAGCTGCTTGGTCAACGAAGGCAGGGTTTCCTGAGCCGGTCAGCCCGCATAGATTCCGCCATGGTTGCGCGACAGCACTTCTAGAGAGCGGTGCAGATTTGCGTTCAATTCAAATGTTATTAGGACACGCAAGTATTCAGACCACACAGATCTACACATCTGTAACTACGAATACGATGGCAAAGGCCATTGAAGAACATCATCCTCTCTCTCAGATTCATGAGGTAGAAGGGTAG
- a CDS encoding stage II sporulation protein D (COG2385 Sporulation protein and related proteins), producing the protein MKLVFATLSFIVVFLASMADAFCSTQAASASVETGVRVRLFKSLQEITITGQVLRYQSEEPRYEAVAIPRQQSLKIKLLRKDGKSFWSVQAAGAPERLIVDDEILVRGEGMRLDGKAVPRHILIQKVAKQKMDVVGLVPLDDYIVGVLASEMPLSWPLETLKAQAVAARSYALAVIEERKNKSFHVESSIMDQVFRPIVEGEKSHALVQKAVQAVAETKHLKLYMKNSPRVLKAFFHADCGGRTTTAKSVWNSSVNSGVTVDTSCPTSPSANWNLKLSKVEVASRLKLPDFRSISLIRDAVAGRIQSVKVALLDSKEKIFSANEFRQLLGFQELKSSLFEMHSHDEGFDFQGKGFGHGVGLCQWGSRHLGKNGYNFRQILKHYYPLAEVR; encoded by the coding sequence GTGAAACTAGTTTTTGCAACTTTGAGTTTCATCGTAGTTTTCTTAGCCTCTATGGCTGATGCTTTTTGCAGCACGCAAGCGGCCAGTGCTTCTGTAGAAACAGGTGTGCGAGTACGTCTTTTTAAAAGTCTTCAAGAAATTACCATCACAGGCCAAGTACTTAGATATCAAAGCGAAGAACCACGCTATGAAGCTGTGGCCATCCCTCGCCAACAATCCCTTAAGATAAAACTACTAAGAAAAGACGGAAAGAGTTTTTGGTCTGTTCAAGCTGCCGGTGCTCCAGAGAGGCTCATTGTGGATGATGAGATTCTGGTTCGAGGCGAGGGGATGCGCTTAGACGGTAAGGCCGTTCCACGCCATATCTTGATTCAAAAAGTCGCGAAACAGAAAATGGACGTAGTGGGGCTTGTTCCTTTAGATGATTACATCGTAGGTGTTTTAGCCAGTGAGATGCCTCTAAGTTGGCCCCTTGAAACTCTGAAGGCCCAGGCTGTTGCTGCCAGATCCTATGCTTTAGCAGTGATTGAAGAAAGAAAGAATAAGAGCTTCCATGTTGAAAGCAGCATCATGGATCAAGTGTTTCGTCCGATTGTTGAAGGTGAAAAGTCTCACGCTCTGGTGCAAAAGGCAGTTCAAGCCGTGGCAGAGACCAAGCACTTAAAGCTTTATATGAAAAACTCACCAAGAGTTTTAAAGGCTTTTTTTCATGCAGATTGTGGGGGGAGAACGACCACGGCGAAATCTGTTTGGAACTCCTCCGTGAATTCCGGCGTTACCGTTGATACTTCTTGTCCAACAAGTCCAAGTGCGAATTGGAATTTAAAGCTTTCTAAAGTTGAAGTGGCATCGCGCCTAAAGTTGCCAGACTTTCGCAGTATCAGTTTGATACGAGATGCAGTGGCAGGGCGAATCCAGAGTGTGAAGGTCGCTTTATTAGATTCAAAAGAGAAGATATTCTCGGCGAATGAATTTCGTCAGCTCTTAGGGTTTCAGGAGTTAAAAAGCTCTTTGTTTGAAATGCATTCCCATGACGAGGGTTTTGATTTTCAAGGAAAAGGCTTTGGCCATGGAGTGGGGCTTTGTCAGTGGGGAAGTCGGCACTTAGGAAAAAATGGGTATAACTTCAGGCAGATCCTGAAGCACTATTATCCGTTAGCAGAAGTGCGATAA
- a CDS encoding band 7 protein (COG0330 Membrane protease subunits, stomatin/prohibitin homologs) yields MEFMIALVVIGAIVLSSMIKILNDWERGVVLRLGKAVGVRGPGLILLIPFVERMIKMDTRTVAMDVQPQDVITKDNISMQVNAVVYLKVVSPLEAITRIEDYFFATSQLAQTTLRSVMGQYPLDDILMHRDRINAALQEILDRHTEAWGVKVTMVELKQIDLPKEMQRAMAREAEAERERRAKVISAEGEVQRAQRLQEASLTLSESPSALQLAYLQTLSEIAGDKSNTIIFPMPLDVVKPFLEMNNKN; encoded by the coding sequence GTGGAATTTATGATAGCGTTGGTCGTCATTGGTGCGATCGTTCTTAGTTCGATGATTAAGATTTTAAATGATTGGGAAAGAGGCGTTGTTCTTCGTCTTGGTAAAGCTGTAGGTGTGCGTGGACCTGGCTTGATTCTTCTAATTCCTTTTGTAGAGCGCATGATTAAAATGGACACAAGAACTGTGGCTATGGACGTTCAGCCACAAGATGTGATCACTAAAGATAACATCAGTATGCAGGTGAATGCGGTTGTTTACTTGAAAGTAGTTTCTCCGTTAGAGGCTATCACTCGTATTGAAGACTACTTCTTTGCAACAAGCCAGTTGGCGCAAACAACTCTGCGCTCGGTGATGGGGCAGTACCCGTTGGATGATATTCTTATGCATAGAGATCGTATCAACGCGGCTCTTCAAGAGATTCTAGATCGCCACACAGAAGCATGGGGCGTGAAGGTAACAATGGTTGAGTTGAAGCAGATCGATCTTCCGAAAGAAATGCAAAGAGCCATGGCGCGTGAAGCTGAGGCTGAAAGAGAGAGAAGAGCGAAAGTGATCAGTGCTGAAGGGGAAGTGCAAAGAGCGCAAAGACTTCAAGAGGCGTCATTGACGCTATCTGAGTCGCCATCGGCATTGCAGTTAGCTTATCTACAAACTCTTAGTGAAATTGCAGGGGACAAGTCGAATACGATTATTTTCCCAATGCCGCTTGATGTCGTTAAGCCGTTTTTAGAGATGAATAACAAAAACTAG
- a CDS encoding membrane protein necessary for nodulation/competitiveness (COG1030 Membrane-bound serine protease (ClpP class)): MRTSSLNFIFGFVLTFVFSSISYAQEVSDTVKGESCTLVATVDTAISAGTSDYLERAQKRAEEKNCGSILLRLNTPGGSLQSTRIIVENILASKIPYYCLITPQGGHAGSAGAIILQACHLNGGLNATNVGAATPVLGGGGEMPEDLRKKMINDTVSWLEGMTKLRGRNLEFSKEIVTEAKALSSEEAHKEKALDILAQTEEEFLKKAQEKGFSVGELYEFPQDVRAKVLNFVADPEFAYLIFMGSLGLLYLELSHPGLIAPGVLGAMGLLLSLVAFHKMAVVWGGLGLILLGVIFLALEIFIPSYGILAIGGLVGIFLGSVFLFDTAATGYSLPVGLILSVVLVLGSFVLGMAYLALKSLRFKSGDSDSDLQANTGVVGSIQDDGKKGQVQILGEIWNFTSETPLQEGDKVHVLERTGLTLKVKKKE, encoded by the coding sequence ATGAGAACCTCTTCATTAAATTTTATTTTTGGATTTGTTCTGACATTTGTTTTCTCTAGCATCTCTTACGCACAAGAAGTAAGTGACACTGTTAAAGGTGAGTCTTGCACACTGGTGGCAACGGTCGATACGGCGATTTCAGCGGGAACTTCTGATTATCTTGAGCGTGCGCAAAAAAGAGCGGAAGAGAAAAACTGTGGGTCGATCTTATTGCGACTTAATACTCCGGGTGGAAGTTTACAGAGCACGCGAATCATTGTTGAAAATATATTAGCTTCAAAAATTCCCTATTATTGTTTGATCACTCCGCAAGGAGGGCATGCGGGAAGTGCTGGGGCTATTATTTTGCAAGCATGTCACCTCAACGGCGGACTGAATGCGACGAATGTGGGGGCGGCCACTCCAGTTTTAGGTGGCGGTGGAGAAATGCCTGAAGATCTTCGCAAGAAGATGATTAACGATACCGTGAGTTGGCTTGAAGGCATGACGAAACTTCGTGGTCGCAATTTAGAGTTTTCTAAAGAAATCGTGACTGAAGCCAAAGCCCTTTCTTCTGAAGAGGCCCACAAAGAAAAAGCCCTAGATATTTTAGCGCAAACTGAAGAAGAGTTTTTAAAGAAGGCCCAAGAAAAAGGTTTCTCTGTTGGAGAGCTTTACGAGTTTCCTCAAGACGTGCGCGCTAAAGTATTAAACTTTGTTGCAGATCCAGAGTTTGCGTATTTGATTTTCATGGGAAGCTTGGGCTTATTATATCTTGAGCTCAGTCACCCGGGGCTTATTGCACCTGGGGTTTTAGGAGCCATGGGATTGTTATTGTCTCTGGTCGCCTTTCATAAAATGGCCGTTGTCTGGGGTGGACTCGGTTTGATTTTACTAGGTGTGATTTTCTTGGCTTTAGAAATTTTTATTCCGAGTTATGGCATTTTAGCTATCGGAGGTCTTGTGGGAATTTTCTTAGGCAGCGTTTTTCTTTTCGACACAGCGGCAACCGGCTATAGCTTGCCAGTGGGGTTGATTTTATCCGTCGTATTAGTTCTTGGTAGTTTCGTTTTGGGGATGGCATATCTAGCTCTGAAGAGCCTACGTTTTAAAAGCGGGGACAGTGATAGTGATCTGCAGGCCAATACAGGTGTTGTGGGTAGCATTCAGGATGATGGAAAAAAAGGACAGGTGCAAATTCTTGGAGAGATCTGGAATTTCACTTCAGAAACGCCTCTGCAAGAGGGCGACAAGGTTCATGTCCTTGAGAGAACTGGTTTAACTTTGAAAGTCAAAAAAAAGGAGTAG
- a CDS encoding MFS transporter (COG0477 Permeases of the major facilitator superfamily), with translation MSDKVASETLASQRQVLDNPVSVWAPLKSKLFLYFWVCAFLSNLGTWIQDVAAGWVMTHLNSSPLIISLLSFSGSLPILFFSIPGGYLADKGYKRQLLLFAQILMFCSAGTLAYLVWQEQITVPSLLSLALLMGLGFALTNPAFQSVLTDIVPGNMQAQAVLVYYMGINITRVVGPSIGGGLLSGFGPEAAFFVNSLSFLGLIVFFYRWPLPASLQTQAIPKFDDSDWAPLFSLPNLRRWLEIFLVTFFASAMWALYPSRGRVELELSSLEFGSLLGFFGIGACVSAFLSNKIMLPGRSDQSLAGSYLVYGIGMLILGFAPNYLFICVAMFLAGTGWLVLATLMNMNSRQMAGASRLKATMLGVFLSVFYAGMALGAVSWGALAKVSSTTVALVAAGTCLGLFGFYKGIVKTLDHH, from the coding sequence ATGAGTGATAAAGTTGCTAGCGAAACCCTTGCAAGTCAGCGACAGGTTCTTGATAATCCCGTCAGTGTGTGGGCACCGCTGAAGAGTAAGCTCTTCTTGTATTTCTGGGTTTGTGCCTTTCTTTCTAATCTTGGTACATGGATTCAAGACGTCGCAGCAGGGTGGGTGATGACTCACTTGAACTCCTCTCCATTGATCATTTCGCTATTGTCTTTTTCTGGTAGCTTACCGATTTTATTTTTCAGTATTCCCGGAGGCTACCTTGCAGATAAAGGGTATAAGCGGCAGCTTCTTTTGTTTGCGCAAATTCTAATGTTTTGCTCAGCCGGTACGTTGGCCTACTTAGTTTGGCAAGAGCAGATCACGGTGCCGAGTTTATTATCACTGGCTCTTTTGATGGGGCTTGGTTTTGCTCTTACCAACCCAGCATTTCAATCTGTACTCACTGACATCGTTCCGGGAAATATGCAGGCACAAGCCGTGCTTGTGTATTATATGGGAATAAATATTACTCGTGTTGTGGGGCCGAGTATTGGTGGGGGACTGTTGAGTGGTTTTGGTCCAGAGGCTGCCTTCTTTGTGAACTCATTGTCTTTCTTAGGTCTTATTGTTTTCTTCTATCGTTGGCCTTTGCCAGCGTCTTTGCAAACACAGGCAATTCCAAAGTTTGATGATTCAGACTGGGCTCCGCTTTTCTCCCTTCCTAATTTGCGTCGATGGTTGGAAATCTTTTTAGTCACCTTTTTTGCTTCAGCTATGTGGGCTCTCTATCCTTCAAGAGGGCGTGTGGAGTTAGAGTTAAGCTCTTTAGAGTTTGGATCTCTCTTAGGTTTTTTTGGAATCGGTGCCTGTGTCAGTGCCTTTCTTTCAAATAAGATTATGCTTCCTGGCAGATCGGATCAGTCCTTGGCTGGATCTTATCTGGTGTATGGAATCGGGATGTTGATTTTAGGATTTGCACCTAATTACTTGTTTATCTGTGTTGCGATGTTTCTAGCAGGAACAGGGTGGCTTGTTCTTGCAACGTTAATGAATATGAACTCGCGGCAAATGGCAGGGGCATCTCGTTTGAAAGCCACCATGCTGGGGGTTTTTCTTTCAGTCTTTTATGCCGGTATGGCATTGGGGGCGGTGAGTTGGGGGGCTTTGGCAAAAGTCAGTTCGACCACTGTGGCCCTTGTTGCGGCGGGCACTTGTTTAGGACTTTTTGGCTTCTATAAGGGAATTGTGAAAACCCTTGATCACCATTAA
- a CDS encoding virulence factor MviN-like protein (COG0728 Uncharacterized membrane protein, putative virulence factor): MKSHALLVAVGIFLSRIAGLVRERVFAYFFGTSDAGDAFKAALKIPNFLQNLFGEGVLSASFIPVYAEMLAKKHDEDAAKVASVVGSLLFLLTSALVLFGVLLSPWLIDVIAPGFHGEKKELTVKIVQILFPGTGFLVMSAWCLGILNSHKKFFLSYVAPVIWNLAIIASLLLYGFSEDQWELAEIVAWGLVAGSFLQFFVQLPSAMRLGRKLRPSLSIRAKGVPTVLKNFVPVVTSRGVVQVSAYVDNILASLLPTGAVSAIAYAQTLYLLPVSLFGMSVSAAELPTMSQAQGSEEEIKAYLQARLKKGLRQISFFIIPSVVGFVFLGELIVGAVFQTGAFKVAETRYVWFVLMGYTVGLLATTLSRLYSSTFYSLKDPRTPLKFAILRIVFGTALGVYLAFYFTKDVQISPEWGTPLLTLSAALAGWIEYFFLKHSLTRKIGSSSVGLGYMSKLWGAALISAVIAQGVLYLIPHKNWHIIGQALLGLSIYGLSYFVWTSALRIPEVQAISQRLRRRK; encoded by the coding sequence GTGAAAAGTCATGCCCTGTTAGTTGCTGTTGGAATTTTTCTCAGTCGCATTGCAGGGCTTGTTCGTGAAAGAGTGTTTGCTTACTTTTTCGGAACCTCTGATGCCGGAGATGCTTTTAAAGCAGCCTTAAAAATTCCCAACTTCTTGCAGAACCTCTTTGGCGAAGGAGTTTTGTCAGCAAGTTTCATCCCAGTTTATGCCGAAATGCTTGCAAAAAAACACGATGAAGACGCCGCAAAGGTGGCTTCCGTTGTTGGTAGTTTATTATTCTTACTGACTTCGGCGTTGGTTTTATTTGGGGTTCTTCTCAGCCCATGGTTGATTGATGTTATTGCTCCGGGATTTCATGGCGAGAAAAAAGAGCTGACTGTTAAAATCGTGCAAATACTTTTCCCAGGTACTGGCTTTTTAGTGATGTCGGCATGGTGCTTAGGAATTTTAAATTCACATAAAAAATTCTTTCTAAGTTATGTAGCGCCTGTCATTTGGAACCTTGCAATCATAGCCAGTCTTTTACTCTACGGGTTCTCTGAAGATCAATGGGAGCTTGCTGAAATCGTAGCATGGGGATTGGTGGCTGGGAGTTTCTTACAGTTCTTTGTGCAATTGCCCTCGGCCATGCGTCTGGGAAGAAAGTTGCGACCTTCTTTATCAATTCGCGCCAAAGGTGTGCCCACAGTTTTAAAGAACTTTGTGCCAGTGGTGACCTCTCGTGGAGTAGTGCAGGTCAGTGCTTACGTGGATAATATTCTAGCCAGTCTATTACCAACGGGAGCTGTTTCTGCCATCGCCTATGCGCAGACACTTTATCTTTTGCCAGTGAGTCTCTTTGGTATGAGCGTCTCAGCCGCCGAGTTGCCAACGATGAGTCAGGCTCAAGGCAGTGAAGAAGAAATTAAAGCTTATCTGCAGGCGCGCTTAAAAAAAGGACTGCGACAGATTTCTTTTTTCATCATTCCTTCAGTGGTTGGATTTGTCTTTTTGGGTGAATTGATCGTCGGAGCAGTTTTTCAAACAGGCGCGTTTAAAGTTGCTGAAACTCGCTATGTTTGGTTTGTATTGATGGGATACACAGTGGGGCTTTTAGCGACCACTCTTTCGCGACTCTACTCATCCACGTTTTACTCTTTAAAGGATCCGCGCACTCCACTGAAGTTTGCAATTTTAAGAATCGTCTTTGGAACAGCGTTAGGGGTTTATTTAGCATTCTATTTTACAAAAGATGTGCAAATTTCTCCAGAGTGGGGAACGCCTCTGTTGACCCTTTCAGCAGCTCTTGCGGGATGGATCGAGTACTTCTTTTTGAAGCATTCATTGACGCGAAAAATAGGTTCTTCCTCTGTGGGGTTGGGATATATGTCAAAGCTCTGGGGCGCGGCTCTTATAAGTGCTGTGATTGCTCAAGGTGTCTTGTATTTAATTCCGCATAAAAACTGGCACATCATTGGTCAAGCTCTCCTTGGACTTTCGATTTATGGATTGAGCTACTTTGTATGGACAAGTGCTTTAAGAATACCTGAAGTACAGGCGATCTCGCAAAGATTGCGCCGTCGAAAGTAG